Genomic segment of uncultured Desulfobacter sp.:
CTGCCACTTTCATGCCCCATTTACACATGGTTGATCTGGCAAGCTCAATGCCGATTCTGGCAAACTGCTTTTCTTGACGATAAAACGGCAAAGCATCTGCAAATTTGGCGGTCAGGATATGGGCAAGCAGTCCCGGAGTGGCAATACTTTTGGGAATAATCTGATCCGGCATCCTGGCAATAGATACGGTGGGGCCTTCATCTTCAACCCCCTCGCAATTTTTACAGGCGTATTTATACCGGATATTTCGAATCACCCGAACCTTGGCTGGGATGTAATCAAGCTGCTCAGAGACTTCTTCACCGATTTTATCTTTCAAGCAGCCGCAATCGCATTTTCTGTCATTCTCACTGAGTTTATGAACAACATCGACACGGGGAAGATCTGCGGGCAGTGGTTTGCGGCCGCGTTTTTTGCGGGAAGGCTCTGTAATGGTGACGGTATCATCTTCATTCAGAATCGAAAGATCGGGTTCCGGCATATCAAAAAGAGACATTTGTTCGCCATCTTTGGGCGTTTTTTCTGATTTACGACCAAAAAGTCTGTCCTGGAGGGATTTAATCTGCTCTTGAAGAATTATGTTTTCATCAAACAAATTCAGAGCGATTTCTTTGACTTCATCCAGGCTTTCAGCATCTTTGAGAGTGTCTCTTGTCATGGGCTGTATATACCATAACCAAGGGGTTTTTTATAGTTTTTCGCCTAAAAAATCATAGAGTATTTTAGGGGCTTATGAGCCTGATTTATATTCAGTCCATCGACCAGCCAGGTCAGTTCCCGGCTTGTAATATCCATGACATCTTTTGGTGAATTCGGCCATTTGAACCGGTCTTTTTCAAGACGCTTTTGCCACAGGCAAAAACCGTTTTTATCCCAGTATAAAATTTTTAAAATGGTTTGTGCTCGGTTGCAGAACACAAACAGGGACCCTGAAAATATATCCAACTGCATTCGTTCGCTTACGATAATGGAAAGGCCGTTAATCGCTTTGCGCATGTCAGTAGTACCCACAGCCAGATAGACTTTTGTGTCTGGTGGAAAGTTCATCATGAGATAGCTCTCAAGGCGGCAAGAACCCTTTCAAGCGTCTCGCTGGTGAAACCGTCCGGGATTTCTATTTGTACCCCCTGACCAAGGTTCAACTTCAACCCGGTCGTATGAATATTGGCAGGCATCGGCAACTGGATGAATTCCACAGGACGATCCTGTCCTTTAAATTTTCTTTTCCAATATGTGAACCTGTCCTTGGACAGGTCATTGCGTCTGCAATATTCTGTCTGGGTCAGCCCTGATGCCTCCCAGCGTTCGATGTTTGATTTCCAGTAACTGCTAAGTCTTTCATTTGTTGCTTTTCTTGATCTTGGCATGGGGTCGCCTCCTTTTAGTTTGGAGGCATTATATGGGCTCGCTGGGCGTGGCGGTAGATGGGGTTTAAATATCGCTTACTGTTCTATTTGCCGAAAATGGTTTGCTCCTGATGTAAGACAAAAAGGCAGGCAGAGAACATGTAGCCCGGTTTGCCAAAATGAGCTTCATCGAAGGCAATGTGAAAACTGGAACAGGAAAAATAAAGCTGTCTCCAAAAATAATTATCTGGCAAAAAAGCTTGAAGAGGCAGAGAACCTTCAAACATCCGGAAAATTGCCTGTTCTACCATTGGAAGTTATTGAAATAGAATACGGTATCAAGCCGGCAATTATCGCCCAATACCTGGTCACCCAGGTTATCAGCCACACCAAAGAAAAAATTCGAGAATTCCCATAAACGCCTCTGACTAATCGAATATTGATTTCAAGAGACATGATTGGAGTAACTTCTTGTAATATTAGGATATATGAACATACTAATCGGATTTTGATTCTAAGAGACATCATGTGCGTAAGTTATTGATAATATATATGGATACAAACAGAGTAATCAGCATCCCAGTTCAAGAGGCAACTGACAACCGACCCTGGCCGGTGATATAAAAAGGCATCTGAAATTCTAAAAATAAGGAGATGTCTCATGGCGCACAGGTTTTCATCACGGGAATTATTTGAACTGAGGAACAATATCCCTGTGGATATGCTGATCAGGGATCATTTACAGATTCCATCTAAAATCAGGGATGGCTATTTCCGTTTTCTATGCCCTCTGTGCAATGAATTTCAAACGGCTGTAAATCCAACCACGAACCTGGCCAGGTGCTTCCGGTGCGAAAAAAACTTTAACACCATCGACCTTGTCATGAAAATCAAGGGATATGGATTCCGGGACAGCGTCCTGTTTTTGAAGCAGATAAATACTGCCCACCAGGTTCCGGCATCAAAGATAGCTGCCTTGGTCGCTGCAATCGGCAAACCCATGCCGGGAGGGCAATGAGTATGAAACGGTTGGCCAAGCTTGAAACCCTGATTGCCCGGAATCAGGAGTGTTTTTCCAAAATCGGCAAGGCCTTGAAAGAAATTCGTGACAATCGTTTGTATAAGCAGGCTCTGTTTGAATCATTCGAAACATATACCAGGGCGCGATGGGATATGGGAAAATCCCATGCTTACCGCCTGATCAAATTTTATGAAGTCATCTATAATCTGTCCCCAATTGGGGACAGATTACCGGCCAACGAATCCCAGGCACGGCCTCTTACTCAACTGGATTCCATAGAACAGCGCCAACTTTGGAAGGAGATTATAGAAAGCGGCATGGAGTTAACCGCGCGTAACATCAAAAAATTTATCGACTCCCGAAAAACGGCATCGGTAACCAAACCGGATCTGACGGATCAAATTTCGAATGAATACATGGCTGTTGTAAAGGCAATGCTTGAACAGGTCCGTGTGGCACAGCATGATCATTGGCAGCAGACCTCTCGCCCGGCTGCATTGTTGTGGCATCGGGTCATACACGAAAAGATTGTATCAACGGGGGCAGATAATGGATGACCTGAGCATTGACGACCGCTTCCATTTACTGCTGCATAAAAAAATCATGAATAAAATCGGATCTGCCAAGAGAAGATCCAAAAAAT
This window contains:
- a CDS encoding CHC2 zinc finger domain-containing protein, which gives rise to MAHRFSSRELFELRNNIPVDMLIRDHLQIPSKIRDGYFRFLCPLCNEFQTAVNPTTNLARCFRCEKNFNTIDLVMKIKGYGFRDSVLFLKQINTAHQVPASKIAALVAAIGKPMPGGQ
- a CDS encoding DNA methylase, with product MKRLAKLETLIARNQECFSKIGKALKEIRDNRLYKQALFESFETYTRARWDMGKSHAYRLIKFYEVIYNLSPIGDRLPANESQARPLTQLDSIEQRQLWKEIIESGMELTARNIKKFIDSRKTASVTKPDLTDQISNEYMAVVKAMLEQVRVAQHDHWQQTSRPAALLWHRVIHEKIVSTGADNG
- a CDS encoding IS66 family insertion sequence element accessory protein TnpB, with the translated sequence MPRSRKATNERLSSYWKSNIERWEASGLTQTEYCRRNDLSKDRFTYWKRKFKGQDRPVEFIQLPMPANIHTTGLKLNLGQGVQIEIPDGFTSETLERVLAALRAIS
- the tnpB gene encoding IS66 family insertion sequence element accessory protein TnpB (TnpB, as the term is used for proteins encoded by IS66 family insertion elements, is considered an accessory protein, since TnpC, encoded by a neighboring gene, is a DDE family transposase.); translated protein: MMNFPPDTKVYLAVGTTDMRKAINGLSIIVSERMQLDIFSGSLFVFCNRAQTILKILYWDKNGFCLWQKRLEKDRFKWPNSPKDVMDITSRELTWLVDGLNINQAHKPLKYSMIF